The proteins below come from a single Miscanthus floridulus cultivar M001 chromosome 1, ASM1932011v1, whole genome shotgun sequence genomic window:
- the LOC136481146 gene encoding uncharacterized protein isoform X3 has product MDFDSLSRRELQALCKSNGIRANMSNAAMAEALRCLPSVDRTDEIGRTAPPMSAMKEVTIMEEQTHGSLLPRGSHAPAKIRMIAAGNTEEDVPDLTMQGCQRTAARKAAVAPEAAEAIGEEQELGCPLPRGGRARGKTRKAGARKMEEEVVPGNNRTVAEEAVDAEEVAVGTRTRRSARSKVKIALDQKEEDVQAAVRKEHKADSSGAAIASAVVSDKSCGDSEEHAVVIMVEEGVTKPQEGQNMTRRAAPYKTHEDLQQDQRTAEEVATTKKRTRRSTRSKVAAAARKGQKGPEVDPKADEVVPKVEEAAKPQEGKNETRRATVYKAREEVQPGQVTVAPEAMAAVEAEEVATAKRKRRSARSKVRVAARKGQKADSSDAVNGPTVSDDPNEEQVGEVVEEGPAKSNEEEREQISNVRQFASLPKLEDSPILGVVSKPSAADASDKAAVADEEAIKEDDFTFTGEADLSNLLVNTLDRFAKPMYVSTDKEEKKGSDCWWMLL; this is encoded by the exons atggattTCGACTCCCTCTCGCGTCGAGAGCTGCAGGCACTCTGCAAGAGCAATGGCATCCGCGCGAACATGTCCAACGCGGCCATGGCGGAAGCGCTTCGGTGCCTCCCCTCG GTGGACAGGACCGACGAGATCGGGAGGACGGCGCCGCCGATGTCGGCGATGAAGGAGGTGACTATCATGGAGGAGCAGACGCACGGGTCTCTGCTCCCCCGCGGCAGCCATGCGCCGGCCAAAATAAGGATGATCGCAGCGGGTAATACGGAAGAGGATGTGCCAGACCTAACCATGCAGGGGTGCCAGAGGACTGCTGCACGGAAGGCCGCCGTGGCCCCGGAGGCAGCAGAGGCGATCGGAGAGGAGCAGGAGCTCGGGTGTCCGCTCCCTCGCGGTGGCCGTGCACGTGGGAAGACAAGGAAGGCCGGGGCACgtaagatggaggaggaggtggtgccgGGGAACAATAGGACGGTGGCAGAGGAGGCTGTGGATGCGGAAGAGGTGGCCGTAGGAACGAGGACGAGAAGGTCAGCGAGATCCAAGGTGAAGATCGCGTTGGATCAGAAAGAGGAGGACGTACAAGCGGCAGTCCGGAAGGAGCACAAAG CTGATTCTTCCGGTGCGGCCATTGCGTCTGCAGTAGTTTCAGATAAGAGCTGCGGTGATTCTGAAGAGCATGCAGTAGTCATTATGGTGGAAGAAGGGGTCACAAAGCCACAGGAAGGTCAAAACATGACGAGGAGAGCAGCGCCATATAAGACACATGAGGATTTGCAGCAGGATCAGAGGACGGCGGAAGAGGTGGCCACGACGAAGAAAAGGACGAGAAGGTCCACAAGATCCAAGGTAGCAGCGGCAGCACGGAAGGGGCAGAAAG gGCCTGAAGTTGACCCTAAAGCGGATGAAGTTGTTCCCAAGGTGGAGGAGGCCGCAAAACCACAGGAAGGCAAGAATGAGACAAGGAGGGCCACAGTGTATAAGGCACGGGAGGAGGTGCAGCCAGGCCAGGTGACAGTGGCACCAGAGGCTATGGCAGCTGTGGAGGCAGAAGAAGTGGCCACGGCAAAGAGAAAGAGGAGGTCAGCAAGATCCAAGGTGAGGGTGGCAGCACGGAAGGGTCAGAAAG CTGATTCTTCTGATGCAGTCAACGGGCCTACAGTAAGTGATGATCCTAATGAAGAGCAAGTGGGTGAGGTGGTGGAGGAAGGGCCAGCAAAGTCCAATGAAG AAGAACGAGAGCAAATCAGTAATGTTCGCCAGTTTGCTTCCCTGCCAAAACTGGAGGATTCACCAATCCTTGGCGTTGTGTCCAAGCCCAGTGCAGCAGATGCTTCTGACAAGGCAGCAGTTGCAGATGAGGAGGCTATCAAGGAAGATGATTTCACTTTCACTGGTGAGGCTGATCTGTCCAATCTTCTTGTCAACACACTTGACAGATTTGCAAAGCCTATGTATGTGTCCACAGACAAAGAGGAGAAGAAAGGCAGTGATTGTTGGTGGATGCTTCTATAA
- the LOC136481146 gene encoding methyl-CpG-binding domain-containing protein 10-like isoform X1, whose protein sequence is MDFDSLSRRELQALCKSNGIRANMSNAAMAEALRCLPSVDRTDEIGRTAPPMSAMKEVTIMEEQTHGSLLPRGSHAPAKIRMIAAGNTEEDVPDLTMQGCQRTAARKAAVAPEAAEAIGEEQELGCPLPRGGRARGKTRKAGARKMEEEVVPGNNRTVAEEAVDAEEVAVGTRTRRSARSKVKIALDQKEEDVQAAVRKEHKADSSGAAIASAVVSDKSCGDSEEHAVVIMVEEGVTKPQEGQNMTRRAAPYKTHEDLQQDQRTAEEVATTKKRTRRSTRSKVAAAARKGQKADSSDTTIGPEVDPKADEVVPKVEEAAKPQEGKNETRRATVYKAREEVQPGQVTVAPEAMAAVEAEEVATAKRKRRSARSKVRVAARKGQKADSSDAVNGPTVSDDPNEEQVGEVVEEGPAKSNEEEREQISNVRQFASLPKLEDSPILGVVSKPSAADASDKAAVADEEAIKEDDFTFTGEADLSNLLVNTLDRFAKPMYVSTDKEEKKGSDCWWMLL, encoded by the exons atggattTCGACTCCCTCTCGCGTCGAGAGCTGCAGGCACTCTGCAAGAGCAATGGCATCCGCGCGAACATGTCCAACGCGGCCATGGCGGAAGCGCTTCGGTGCCTCCCCTCG GTGGACAGGACCGACGAGATCGGGAGGACGGCGCCGCCGATGTCGGCGATGAAGGAGGTGACTATCATGGAGGAGCAGACGCACGGGTCTCTGCTCCCCCGCGGCAGCCATGCGCCGGCCAAAATAAGGATGATCGCAGCGGGTAATACGGAAGAGGATGTGCCAGACCTAACCATGCAGGGGTGCCAGAGGACTGCTGCACGGAAGGCCGCCGTGGCCCCGGAGGCAGCAGAGGCGATCGGAGAGGAGCAGGAGCTCGGGTGTCCGCTCCCTCGCGGTGGCCGTGCACGTGGGAAGACAAGGAAGGCCGGGGCACgtaagatggaggaggaggtggtgccgGGGAACAATAGGACGGTGGCAGAGGAGGCTGTGGATGCGGAAGAGGTGGCCGTAGGAACGAGGACGAGAAGGTCAGCGAGATCCAAGGTGAAGATCGCGTTGGATCAGAAAGAGGAGGACGTACAAGCGGCAGTCCGGAAGGAGCACAAAG CTGATTCTTCCGGTGCGGCCATTGCGTCTGCAGTAGTTTCAGATAAGAGCTGCGGTGATTCTGAAGAGCATGCAGTAGTCATTATGGTGGAAGAAGGGGTCACAAAGCCACAGGAAGGTCAAAACATGACGAGGAGAGCAGCGCCATATAAGACACATGAGGATTTGCAGCAGGATCAGAGGACGGCGGAAGAGGTGGCCACGACGAAGAAAAGGACGAGAAGGTCCACAAGATCCAAGGTAGCAGCGGCAGCACGGAAGGGGCAGAAAG CTGattcttctgacacaaccataggGCCTGAAGTTGACCCTAAAGCGGATGAAGTTGTTCCCAAGGTGGAGGAGGCCGCAAAACCACAGGAAGGCAAGAATGAGACAAGGAGGGCCACAGTGTATAAGGCACGGGAGGAGGTGCAGCCAGGCCAGGTGACAGTGGCACCAGAGGCTATGGCAGCTGTGGAGGCAGAAGAAGTGGCCACGGCAAAGAGAAAGAGGAGGTCAGCAAGATCCAAGGTGAGGGTGGCAGCACGGAAGGGTCAGAAAG CTGATTCTTCTGATGCAGTCAACGGGCCTACAGTAAGTGATGATCCTAATGAAGAGCAAGTGGGTGAGGTGGTGGAGGAAGGGCCAGCAAAGTCCAATGAAG AAGAACGAGAGCAAATCAGTAATGTTCGCCAGTTTGCTTCCCTGCCAAAACTGGAGGATTCACCAATCCTTGGCGTTGTGTCCAAGCCCAGTGCAGCAGATGCTTCTGACAAGGCAGCAGTTGCAGATGAGGAGGCTATCAAGGAAGATGATTTCACTTTCACTGGTGAGGCTGATCTGTCCAATCTTCTTGTCAACACACTTGACAGATTTGCAAAGCCTATGTATGTGTCCACAGACAAAGAGGAGAAGAAAGGCAGTGATTGTTGGTGGATGCTTCTATAA
- the LOC136481146 gene encoding methyl-CpG-binding domain-containing protein 10-like isoform X4, with protein MDFDSLSRRELQALCKSNGIRANMSNAAMAEALRCLPSVDRTDEIGRTAPPMSAMKEVTIMEEQTHGSLLPRGSHAPAKIRMIAAGNTEEDVPDLTMQGCQRTAARKAAVAPEAAEAIGEEQELGCPLPRGGRARGKTRKAGARKMEEEVVPGNNRTVAEEAVDAEEVAVGTRTRRSARSKVKIALDQKEEDVQAAVRKEHKVVSDKSCGDSEEHAVVIMVEEGVTKPQEGQNMTRRAAPYKTHEDLQQDQRTAEEVATTKKRTRRSTRSKVAAAARKGQKADSSDTTIGPEVDPKADEVVPKVEEAAKPQEGKNETRRATVYKAREEVQPGQVTVAPEAMAAVEAEEVATAKRKRRSARSKVRVAARKGQKADSSDAVNGPTVSDDPNEEQVGEVVEEGPAKSNEEEREQISNVRQFASLPKLEDSPILGVVSKPSAADASDKAAVADEEAIKEDDFTFTGEADLSNLLVNTLDRFAKPMYVSTDKEEKKGSDCWWMLL; from the exons atggattTCGACTCCCTCTCGCGTCGAGAGCTGCAGGCACTCTGCAAGAGCAATGGCATCCGCGCGAACATGTCCAACGCGGCCATGGCGGAAGCGCTTCGGTGCCTCCCCTCG GTGGACAGGACCGACGAGATCGGGAGGACGGCGCCGCCGATGTCGGCGATGAAGGAGGTGACTATCATGGAGGAGCAGACGCACGGGTCTCTGCTCCCCCGCGGCAGCCATGCGCCGGCCAAAATAAGGATGATCGCAGCGGGTAATACGGAAGAGGATGTGCCAGACCTAACCATGCAGGGGTGCCAGAGGACTGCTGCACGGAAGGCCGCCGTGGCCCCGGAGGCAGCAGAGGCGATCGGAGAGGAGCAGGAGCTCGGGTGTCCGCTCCCTCGCGGTGGCCGTGCACGTGGGAAGACAAGGAAGGCCGGGGCACgtaagatggaggaggaggtggtgccgGGGAACAATAGGACGGTGGCAGAGGAGGCTGTGGATGCGGAAGAGGTGGCCGTAGGAACGAGGACGAGAAGGTCAGCGAGATCCAAGGTGAAGATCGCGTTGGATCAGAAAGAGGAGGACGTACAAGCGGCAGTCCGGAAGGAGCACAAAG TAGTTTCAGATAAGAGCTGCGGTGATTCTGAAGAGCATGCAGTAGTCATTATGGTGGAAGAAGGGGTCACAAAGCCACAGGAAGGTCAAAACATGACGAGGAGAGCAGCGCCATATAAGACACATGAGGATTTGCAGCAGGATCAGAGGACGGCGGAAGAGGTGGCCACGACGAAGAAAAGGACGAGAAGGTCCACAAGATCCAAGGTAGCAGCGGCAGCACGGAAGGGGCAGAAAG CTGattcttctgacacaaccataggGCCTGAAGTTGACCCTAAAGCGGATGAAGTTGTTCCCAAGGTGGAGGAGGCCGCAAAACCACAGGAAGGCAAGAATGAGACAAGGAGGGCCACAGTGTATAAGGCACGGGAGGAGGTGCAGCCAGGCCAGGTGACAGTGGCACCAGAGGCTATGGCAGCTGTGGAGGCAGAAGAAGTGGCCACGGCAAAGAGAAAGAGGAGGTCAGCAAGATCCAAGGTGAGGGTGGCAGCACGGAAGGGTCAGAAAG CTGATTCTTCTGATGCAGTCAACGGGCCTACAGTAAGTGATGATCCTAATGAAGAGCAAGTGGGTGAGGTGGTGGAGGAAGGGCCAGCAAAGTCCAATGAAG AAGAACGAGAGCAAATCAGTAATGTTCGCCAGTTTGCTTCCCTGCCAAAACTGGAGGATTCACCAATCCTTGGCGTTGTGTCCAAGCCCAGTGCAGCAGATGCTTCTGACAAGGCAGCAGTTGCAGATGAGGAGGCTATCAAGGAAGATGATTTCACTTTCACTGGTGAGGCTGATCTGTCCAATCTTCTTGTCAACACACTTGACAGATTTGCAAAGCCTATGTATGTGTCCACAGACAAAGAGGAGAAGAAAGGCAGTGATTGTTGGTGGATGCTTCTATAA
- the LOC136481146 gene encoding methyl-CpG-binding domain-containing protein 10-like isoform X2, translating to MDFDSLSRRELQALCKSNGIRANMSNAAMAEALRCLPSVDRTDEIGRTAPPMSAMKEVTIMEEQTHGSLLPRGSHAPAKIRMIAAGNTEEDVPDLTMQGCQRTAARKAAVAPEAAEAIGEEQELGCPLPRGGRARGKTRKAGARKMEEEVVPGNNRTVAEEAVDAEEVAVGTRTRRSARSKVKIALDQKEEDVQAAVRKEHKADSSGAAIASAVVSDKSCGDSEEHAVVIMVEEGVTKPQEGQNMTRRAAPYKTHEDLQQDQRTAEEVATTKKRTRRSTRSKVAAAARKGQKADSSDTTIGPEVDPKADEVVPKVEEAAKPQEGKNETRRATVYKAREEVQPGQVTVAPEAMAAVEAEEVATAKRKRRSARSKVRVAARKGQKADSSDAVNGPTVSDDPNEEQVGEVVEEGPAKSNEEREQISNVRQFASLPKLEDSPILGVVSKPSAADASDKAAVADEEAIKEDDFTFTGEADLSNLLVNTLDRFAKPMYVSTDKEEKKGSDCWWMLL from the exons atggattTCGACTCCCTCTCGCGTCGAGAGCTGCAGGCACTCTGCAAGAGCAATGGCATCCGCGCGAACATGTCCAACGCGGCCATGGCGGAAGCGCTTCGGTGCCTCCCCTCG GTGGACAGGACCGACGAGATCGGGAGGACGGCGCCGCCGATGTCGGCGATGAAGGAGGTGACTATCATGGAGGAGCAGACGCACGGGTCTCTGCTCCCCCGCGGCAGCCATGCGCCGGCCAAAATAAGGATGATCGCAGCGGGTAATACGGAAGAGGATGTGCCAGACCTAACCATGCAGGGGTGCCAGAGGACTGCTGCACGGAAGGCCGCCGTGGCCCCGGAGGCAGCAGAGGCGATCGGAGAGGAGCAGGAGCTCGGGTGTCCGCTCCCTCGCGGTGGCCGTGCACGTGGGAAGACAAGGAAGGCCGGGGCACgtaagatggaggaggaggtggtgccgGGGAACAATAGGACGGTGGCAGAGGAGGCTGTGGATGCGGAAGAGGTGGCCGTAGGAACGAGGACGAGAAGGTCAGCGAGATCCAAGGTGAAGATCGCGTTGGATCAGAAAGAGGAGGACGTACAAGCGGCAGTCCGGAAGGAGCACAAAG CTGATTCTTCCGGTGCGGCCATTGCGTCTGCAGTAGTTTCAGATAAGAGCTGCGGTGATTCTGAAGAGCATGCAGTAGTCATTATGGTGGAAGAAGGGGTCACAAAGCCACAGGAAGGTCAAAACATGACGAGGAGAGCAGCGCCATATAAGACACATGAGGATTTGCAGCAGGATCAGAGGACGGCGGAAGAGGTGGCCACGACGAAGAAAAGGACGAGAAGGTCCACAAGATCCAAGGTAGCAGCGGCAGCACGGAAGGGGCAGAAAG CTGattcttctgacacaaccataggGCCTGAAGTTGACCCTAAAGCGGATGAAGTTGTTCCCAAGGTGGAGGAGGCCGCAAAACCACAGGAAGGCAAGAATGAGACAAGGAGGGCCACAGTGTATAAGGCACGGGAGGAGGTGCAGCCAGGCCAGGTGACAGTGGCACCAGAGGCTATGGCAGCTGTGGAGGCAGAAGAAGTGGCCACGGCAAAGAGAAAGAGGAGGTCAGCAAGATCCAAGGTGAGGGTGGCAGCACGGAAGGGTCAGAAAG CTGATTCTTCTGATGCAGTCAACGGGCCTACAGTAAGTGATGATCCTAATGAAGAGCAAGTGGGTGAGGTGGTGGAGGAAGGGCCAGCAAAGTCCAATGAAG AACGAGAGCAAATCAGTAATGTTCGCCAGTTTGCTTCCCTGCCAAAACTGGAGGATTCACCAATCCTTGGCGTTGTGTCCAAGCCCAGTGCAGCAGATGCTTCTGACAAGGCAGCAGTTGCAGATGAGGAGGCTATCAAGGAAGATGATTTCACTTTCACTGGTGAGGCTGATCTGTCCAATCTTCTTGTCAACACACTTGACAGATTTGCAAAGCCTATGTATGTGTCCACAGACAAAGAGGAGAAGAAAGGCAGTGATTGTTGGTGGATGCTTCTATAA